Proteins from a genomic interval of Sphingomonas sp. Y38-1Y:
- a CDS encoding SURF1 family protein: protein MKRAAARIGVLALMLGFVGLGIWQLERRTWKLDLIARVEARLATAPVAPPMRAVGKDDEYTRVAASGRWVSGHDTYTQAVTELGGGFWVLTPLDTGAGRILVNRGFVPPDRRGRVPPPAGPVRVEGLLRLTEPGGGFLRSNDPAADRWYSRDVAAIAAARGLGPVAPWFLDAGVNGEGWPRGGLTVVRFRNTHLQYALTWFAMAALLGVLAWRAGRRA, encoded by the coding sequence GTGAAGCGCGCCGCCGCCCGGATCGGCGTGCTGGCCCTGATGCTCGGCTTCGTCGGGCTGGGGATCTGGCAGCTCGAGCGGCGGACGTGGAAACTCGACCTGATCGCGCGGGTCGAGGCGCGGCTGGCGACCGCGCCGGTGGCGCCGCCGATGCGCGCGGTTGGCAAGGACGATGAATATACCCGGGTTGCCGCCAGCGGCCGCTGGGTGTCGGGGCACGACACCTATACGCAGGCGGTGACCGAGCTTGGCGGCGGGTTCTGGGTGCTGACGCCGCTCGACACGGGCGCGGGCCGCATCCTCGTCAATCGCGGCTTCGTGCCGCCTGACCGCCGCGGCCGGGTGCCGCCGCCCGCCGGCCCGGTGCGGGTCGAGGGACTGCTCCGGCTGACCGAGCCGGGCGGTGGCTTCCTCCGGTCGAACGATCCGGCCGCCGACCGCTGGTATTCGCGCGACGTCGCGGCGATCGCGGCGGCGCGGGGGCTGGGGCCGGTCGCGCCGTGGTTCCTCGACGCGGGCGTGAATGGCGAGGGCTGGCCGCGCGGCGGGCTGACGGTCGTCCGGTTTCGCAATACGCATCTCCAATATGCGCTGACCTGGTTCGCGATGGCGGCGCTGCTCGGCGTGCTCGCCTGGCGCGCGGGGCGGCGGGCATGA
- the cyoD gene encoding cytochrome o ubiquinol oxidase subunit IV, whose translation MSREATAAEAKGVADQTSDHAVHGEGGAAHATRKGYLTGFLLSVVLTAIPFALVMGNVIADPRVAAGIVMALAVVQIVVHMIYFLHMDTRSEGGWTLMALIFTTVIVVITIAGSLWVMVNMNRYMMPPMTPPAAASPATDMSGM comes from the coding sequence ATGAGCCGCGAAGCAACCGCCGCCGAGGCCAAGGGCGTCGCCGACCAGACCTCCGACCATGCCGTCCACGGTGAGGGCGGGGCCGCGCATGCGACGCGCAAGGGCTATCTGACCGGCTTCCTCCTGTCGGTCGTGCTCACTGCCATCCCGTTCGCGCTGGTGATGGGCAACGTGATCGCCGACCCGCGCGTCGCGGCCGGCATCGTCATGGCGCTGGCGGTGGTGCAGATCGTCGTCCACATGATCTACTTCCTCCACATGGACACGCGGTCGGAGGGCGGGTGGACGCTGATGGCGCTGATCTTCACGACGGTGATCGTCGTCATCACCATCGCCGGCTCCTTGTGGGTGATGGTCAACATGAACCGTTACATGATGCCGCCAATGACGCCGCCCGCCGCCGCCAGTCCCGCGACGGACATGAGCGGCATGTGA
- the cyoA gene encoding ubiquinol oxidase subunit II, whose translation MLKPPRALAAPLALLALPLVLGGCDMVVMNPSGDVARQQADLILWSTGLMLLIIVPVMVLTAVFAWRYRASNEEAEYRPDWDHSTGLELIIWSAPLLIIIALGALTWVATHTLDPYRPIGRIAAGRALPAEQKPLEIQVVSLDWKWLFIYPEQGVASVNQLVLPLDRQVRFRLTSSSVMNTFYVPAMAGMIYTMAGMETKLHAVMNKPGTFDGMSANYSGAGFSKMRFRTQAVDEADFGRWVAAAKAGQGRLDAATYLKLEQPSEGVPPMLFSRVEQGLFGRIVNLCVAPGQPCMTESMHGHHGGLPAPTNNVARPRTEGVFQRAPGEDAPSPRTDSHGQGAGPAARTGSGQRVDREQPAQGDPAHKGH comes from the coding sequence ATGCTGAAGCCCCCGCGCGCCCTGGCTGCCCCCCTCGCGCTCCTTGCCCTGCCGCTCGTGCTGGGCGGGTGCGACATGGTGGTGATGAACCCCTCGGGCGACGTCGCGCGCCAACAGGCGGACCTGATCCTGTGGTCGACGGGGCTGATGCTGCTCATCATCGTGCCCGTCATGGTGCTGACCGCGGTGTTCGCCTGGCGCTATCGCGCGTCGAACGAGGAGGCCGAGTACCGACCCGACTGGGACCATTCGACGGGGCTCGAGCTCATCATCTGGTCGGCGCCGCTTCTCATCATCATTGCGCTCGGCGCGCTCACCTGGGTGGCGACGCACACGCTCGACCCCTATCGCCCGATCGGCCGGATCGCCGCGGGCCGCGCCTTGCCCGCCGAGCAGAAGCCGCTGGAGATCCAGGTCGTCTCGCTCGACTGGAAATGGCTGTTCATCTATCCCGAACAGGGCGTGGCGAGCGTCAACCAGCTGGTGCTGCCCCTCGACCGTCAGGTCCGCTTTCGGCTGACCTCGTCGAGCGTGATGAACACCTTCTACGTGCCGGCGATGGCGGGCATGATCTATACGATGGCGGGCATGGAGACGAAGCTCCATGCGGTCATGAACAAGCCCGGCACGTTCGACGGCATGTCCGCCAACTATTCGGGCGCGGGCTTTTCCAAGATGCGCTTCCGCACGCAGGCGGTGGACGAGGCGGACTTCGGGCGCTGGGTCGCCGCGGCGAAGGCGGGGCAGGGCCGGCTGGATGCCGCGACCTATCTGAAGCTAGAGCAGCCGAGCGAGGGCGTGCCGCCGATGCTGTTCTCGCGCGTCGAGCAGGGGCTGTTCGGCCGCATCGTCAACCTTTGCGTCGCGCCCGGCCAGCCGTGCATGACCGAATCGATGCACGGCCATCATGGCGGGCTGCCCGCCCCCACCAACAACGTCGCGCGGCCGCGCACCGAGGGCGTGTTCCAGCGCGCACCGGGCGAGGACGCGCCGAGCCCGCGTACCGACTCGCATGGGCAGGGCGCCGGTCCGGCCGCCCGGACCGGCAGCGGCCAGCGCGTCGATCGCGAACAGCCCGCGCAGGGCGATCCCGCGCACAAGGGGCATTGA
- the cyoC gene encoding cytochrome o ubiquinol oxidase subunit III: MASITAQDGEAPHFWETEPHHHEAGSSTMLGFWLYLMSDCLIFAMLFAGWGVYGRSAAGGPTAPELFDLKLVAVNTAMLLFSSITYGFAMIAAQEKNKRGTLGWLAVTGLFGAAFLGIELYEFAHLIHEGAGPQRSAFLSSFFALVGTHGLHVFFGCIWLIVLMTQVARKGLIEANTRRLACLSLFWHFLDVVWIGVFTFVYLLGSMQ, translated from the coding sequence ATGGCGAGCATCACCGCACAGGACGGCGAGGCGCCGCACTTCTGGGAGACCGAGCCGCATCATCATGAGGCGGGGTCGAGCACGATGCTCGGCTTCTGGCTCTATCTGATGAGCGACTGCCTCATCTTCGCGATGCTGTTCGCCGGGTGGGGCGTCTATGGCCGGAGCGCCGCAGGCGGGCCGACCGCGCCCGAATTGTTCGACCTGAAGCTGGTCGCGGTGAACACCGCGATGCTGCTGTTCAGCTCGATCACCTATGGCTTCGCGATGATCGCGGCGCAGGAGAAGAACAAGCGCGGCACGCTCGGCTGGCTGGCGGTCACCGGGCTGTTCGGCGCGGCGTTCCTGGGCATCGAACTCTATGAGTTCGCGCACCTCATCCACGAGGGCGCGGGGCCGCAACGGTCGGCATTCCTGTCGAGCTTCTTCGCGCTGGTGGGCACGCACGGGCTCCACGTCTTCTTCGGCTGCATTTGGCTGATCGTGCTGATGACGCAGGTCGCGCGAAAGGGCCTGATCGAGGCGAACACCCGCCGGCTCGCCTGCCTCAGCCTGTTCTGGCACTTCCTCGACGTCGTCTGGATCGGCGTCTTCACCTTCGTCTATCTTCTGGGATCGATGCAATGA
- the cyoB gene encoding cytochrome o ubiquinol oxidase subunit I produces MSDALYQLIFGRLTLEALPLHEPIVVGAFVGTALLGLALLGLVTKYKLWGYLWTEWFTTVDHKKIGIMYMILGTVMLLRGFSDAIMMRLQQAMAFGGSEGYLDAHHYDQIFTAHGVIMIFFVAMPFVTGLMNYVVPLQIGARDVSFPFLNNFSFWMTTAGAMLIMASLFVGEFAKTGWLAMAPLSGLDYSPDVGVDYYIWALQIAGVGTLLSGVNLIATIVKMRAPGMSLMKMPVFTWSALVTNVLIVAAFPVLTAVLAFLSLDRYVGTNFFTNTLGGNPMMYVNMIWIWGHPEVYILILPAFGVFSEVVSTFSGKRLFGYTSMIYALIVICILAYLVWLHHFFTMGSGASVNSFFGITTMIISIPTGAKIFNWLFTMYKGRIRYELPMMWAVAFMLTFTVGGMTGVLLAVPPADFVLHNSLFLVAHFHNVIIGGVLFGMFAGINYWWPKAFGFKLDRKWGLVSFWSWVIGFWVAFTPLYILGLMGVTRRLRTFDDPSLQIWFVIAGIGAAIIAVGIAAFLVQIAVSIMNRDKLRDETGDPWGGRTLEWATASPPPAYNFAFTPVVHDLDAWHDIKARGGKAPAEGYMDIHMPKNTGAGVILAGLSAASGFGLIWHIWWLAAAGLLGVIGYAIWHSFDYDRDYHIPADEVAETERARLALAGA; encoded by the coding sequence ATGTCTGACGCGCTCTATCAGCTGATCTTCGGCCGCCTGACGCTCGAGGCGCTGCCGCTCCACGAGCCGATCGTCGTCGGCGCGTTCGTGGGCACCGCGCTGCTCGGCCTCGCGCTGCTCGGCCTGGTCACCAAGTACAAGCTCTGGGGCTATCTCTGGACCGAATGGTTCACGACCGTCGATCATAAGAAGATCGGCATCATGTACATGATCCTGGGCACGGTCATGCTGCTTCGCGGCTTTTCCGACGCGATCATGATGCGGTTGCAGCAGGCGATGGCGTTCGGCGGGTCGGAGGGGTATCTGGACGCGCACCACTACGACCAGATCTTTACTGCGCACGGCGTCATCATGATCTTCTTCGTGGCGATGCCGTTCGTCACGGGCCTGATGAACTATGTCGTCCCGCTCCAGATCGGCGCGCGGGACGTCAGCTTCCCGTTCCTCAACAATTTCAGCTTCTGGATGACCACGGCGGGTGCGATGCTCATCATGGCGAGCCTGTTCGTCGGCGAGTTCGCCAAGACCGGCTGGCTGGCGATGGCGCCGCTCTCGGGCCTCGACTATTCGCCCGACGTCGGCGTCGACTATTATATCTGGGCGCTCCAGATCGCCGGCGTGGGCACATTGCTGTCCGGCGTCAACCTGATCGCCACCATCGTCAAGATGCGCGCGCCGGGCATGAGCCTGATGAAGATGCCGGTCTTCACCTGGTCGGCGCTGGTCACCAACGTGCTGATCGTCGCGGCCTTTCCCGTGCTGACCGCGGTGCTCGCCTTCCTCAGCCTCGACCGGTATGTCGGCACCAACTTCTTCACGAACACGCTGGGCGGCAACCCGATGATGTACGTGAACATGATCTGGATCTGGGGCCACCCGGAAGTCTACATCCTGATCCTGCCCGCGTTCGGCGTGTTCAGCGAGGTCGTGTCGACCTTCTCGGGCAAGCGCCTGTTCGGCTATACGTCGATGATCTACGCGCTGATCGTCATCTGCATCCTGGCCTATCTCGTCTGGCTCCATCACTTTTTCACGATGGGGTCGGGGGCGAGCGTCAACAGCTTCTTTGGCATCACGACGATGATCATCTCGATCCCGACGGGCGCGAAGATCTTCAACTGGCTGTTCACGATGTACAAGGGGCGCATCCGGTACGAGCTGCCGATGATGTGGGCGGTCGCGTTCATGCTGACCTTTACCGTGGGCGGCATGACCGGCGTGCTGCTGGCGGTGCCGCCCGCCGATTTCGTCCTCCACAACTCGCTGTTCCTCGTCGCGCACTTCCACAACGTCATCATCGGCGGCGTGCTGTTCGGCATGTTCGCGGGGATCAACTACTGGTGGCCCAAGGCGTTCGGGTTCAAGCTCGACCGCAAATGGGGGCTGGTCAGCTTCTGGAGCTGGGTGATCGGCTTCTGGGTCGCGTTCACGCCGCTGTATATCCTGGGGCTGATGGGCGTGACGCGCCGCCTGCGCACCTTCGACGATCCGAGCCTCCAGATCTGGTTCGTGATCGCCGGGATCGGCGCGGCGATCATCGCGGTCGGCATCGCCGCCTTCCTCGTCCAGATCGCGGTCAGCATCATGAATCGTGACAAGCTGCGCGACGAGACCGGCGATCCCTGGGGCGGGCGCACGCTCGAATGGGCGACCGCGTCGCCGCCGCCCGCCTATAATTTCGCGTTCACGCCTGTCGTCCACGATCTCGATGCCTGGCACGACATCAAGGCGCGGGGCGGCAAGGCGCCGGCGGAAGGCTATATGGACATCCACATGCCCAAGAACACGGGTGCGGGCGTCATCCTGGCCGGCCTGTCGGCGGCGAGCGGGTTCGGGTTGATCTGGCACATCTGGTGGCTGGCCGCGGCGGGGCTGCTCGGCGTGATCGGCTATGCGATCTGGCACAGCTTCGATTATGACCGCGACTATCACATTCCCGCGGACGAGGTCGCCGAGACCGAGCGCGCGCGGCTGGCGCTGGCGGGGGCGTGA